One part of the Sphingopyxis sp. TUF1 genome encodes these proteins:
- a CDS encoding glycosyltransferase — translation MTTPLRILSIATLFPDAARPNFGLFVEKSLLALAAQPGIELTVVAPVGLPPFPLSLHPRYRALRSLPRAEQWHGLSVLRPRFTLIPRLGARLNPAAIARAVLDAVADRPLDVIDAQFFYPDGPAAMRVARALRLPFSIKARGADISHFGYNPATRTQLLGAAAKAAGLLAVSDTMRRDMAAIGIDSAKVAVHYTGIDTARFHPGDRTAARAALGLDDAPAILSVGALIPRKGQALVIEALPALPGVHYWLAGAGAEESRYRALARQHDVEARVHFMGPLAHADLPQLYRAADIVVMPSASEGLANAWVEALACGTPIVISDAGGAAELVRLPAAGRIVPRASGAIAEAVQDILAAPPSPTDVAASLDGRFDWNRNGRELADHLRRCAGY, via the coding sequence ATGACGACTCCCCTGCGTATCCTCTCGATCGCCACCCTCTTTCCCGATGCCGCGCGCCCCAACTTCGGCCTGTTCGTCGAAAAAAGCCTCCTCGCGCTCGCCGCACAGCCGGGAATCGAACTCACCGTCGTCGCTCCCGTCGGCCTGCCGCCGTTCCCGCTTTCGCTCCACCCACGGTACCGCGCGCTGCGCAGCTTGCCCCGCGCCGAGCAATGGCACGGCCTCTCCGTCCTGCGCCCCCGCTTTACGCTGATCCCGCGCCTCGGCGCGCGCCTCAATCCGGCGGCAATCGCGCGCGCCGTGCTCGACGCGGTTGCGGACCGACCCTTGGACGTGATCGACGCGCAATTCTTCTACCCCGACGGCCCTGCCGCGATGCGCGTCGCGCGTGCGCTCCGCCTGCCCTTTTCCATCAAGGCGCGCGGCGCCGACATCAGCCATTTCGGCTATAATCCGGCGACACGCACGCAATTGCTGGGCGCCGCGGCGAAAGCCGCGGGCCTGCTCGCCGTCTCCGACACAATGCGCCGCGACATGGCCGCGATCGGCATCGATTCGGCAAAGGTCGCAGTCCATTACACGGGCATCGACACCGCGCGCTTTCATCCCGGCGATCGCACCGCGGCGCGCGCGGCGCTCGGCCTTGACGACGCCCCGGCGATCCTCTCGGTCGGCGCACTCATCCCCCGCAAGGGACAGGCGCTCGTCATCGAAGCACTCCCCGCCCTCCCCGGCGTGCATTACTGGCTCGCTGGCGCGGGCGCGGAGGAAAGCCGCTACCGCGCGCTCGCACGCCAGCATGATGTCGAAGCGCGCGTGCATTTCATGGGCCCCCTCGCCCACGCCGACCTGCCGCAGCTTTACCGCGCCGCCGACATCGTCGTGATGCCCTCGGCCAGCGAAGGTTTGGCCAATGCGTGGGTCGAGGCGCTGGCCTGCGGCACGCCGATCGTCATCAGCGATGCGGGCGGCGCGGCCGAACTCGTGCGCCTTCCCGCCGCGGGCCGCATCGTGCCCCGCGCCTCCGGGGCGATCGCGGAAGCGGTGCAGGACATACTCGCCGCCCCGCCATCACCGACCGACGTGGCCGCGAGCCTCGATGGCCGCTTCGACTGGAACCGCAACGGCCGCGAACTGGCCGACCATCTGCGGCGCTGCGCGGGCTATTAA
- a CDS encoding helix-turn-helix domain-containing protein has protein sequence MINSIRTVRRAKGLTLEEVAQRCDPPTTAQTIGRLETGTRTLSLGWMNRIATALGVDAAELVRLPQDAQLTITALLGADGAHAPTRTEQALAARPGEDMVAVRVTSSIGDYRAGDEIWCRRIEGDWASALNRDLLVPRPAGRFFFARLLNVDGEKLHLLPLGTGQRQQVVSNPPWAAVAVRLMRSL, from the coding sequence GTGATCAACAGCATCCGAACCGTCCGCCGCGCGAAGGGCCTGACGCTGGAGGAGGTCGCGCAGCGCTGCGATCCGCCGACCACCGCGCAGACGATCGGCCGCCTCGAAACCGGGACGCGCACGCTCTCGCTCGGCTGGATGAACCGCATCGCCACGGCGCTCGGCGTCGATGCCGCCGAACTCGTGCGCCTGCCGCAGGATGCGCAGCTGACGATCACCGCGCTGCTCGGCGCCGACGGCGCGCACGCGCCGACGCGCACCGAACAGGCGCTCGCCGCGCGGCCGGGCGAGGATATGGTCGCGGTGCGTGTCACCTCGTCGATCGGCGACTATCGCGCGGGTGACGAGATCTGGTGCCGCCGGATCGAGGGCGACTGGGCCAGCGCGCTCAACCGCGACCTGCTCGTCCCCCGCCCCGCCGGCCGCTTCTTCTTTGCGCGTCTGCTCAACGTCGACGGCGAAAAGCTCCACCTGCTTCCGCTCGGTACTGGGCAACGGCAACAGGTCGTCAGCAACCCGCCGTGGGCCGCGGTGGCGGTGCGCTTGATGCGCTCGCTTTAA
- a CDS encoding DUF6456 domain-containing protein → MTARRLETRIHPDDRIDPGKTGPQVMRHVTVNVGESPIDWLASRGLLTPAQLGAGERLRADYERAGLAARVTMRWDAVAPGKSRAGARAADASLARIDAHRRFHGALDAAGPGLADICWRVICAGEGIGGAEKALGWPARSGKLVLGLALDRLARFYGTG, encoded by the coding sequence ATGACCGCACGCCGCCTGGAAACCCGCATTCACCCCGACGACCGGATCGATCCCGGCAAAACGGGGCCACAGGTCATGCGGCATGTAACCGTCAATGTCGGCGAAAGCCCGATTGACTGGCTGGCCTCGCGCGGGCTGCTGACACCTGCACAGTTGGGGGCGGGCGAGCGGCTGCGCGCCGATTATGAGCGTGCGGGACTGGCAGCGCGGGTGACGATGCGCTGGGACGCGGTGGCGCCGGGGAAGAGTCGCGCCGGTGCGCGTGCGGCCGATGCGTCGCTGGCGCGGATCGATGCTCACCGGCGCTTTCACGGTGCGCTCGATGCGGCGGGGCCGGGGCTGGCCGACATTTGCTGGCGGGTGATCTGCGCGGGCGAGGGGATCGGCGGTGCCGAAAAGGCGCTGGGCTGGCCCGCGCGATCGGGCAAGCTCGTGCTGGGACTGGCGCTCGACCGTCTCGCGCGTTTTTACGGCACGGGGTAG
- a CDS encoding zinc-binding dehydrogenase, which translates to MTDLPQTNLTMLTLVKPEGQLEVSLERRPMPEPKPHEVVVKLLAAPINPSDLGLLFGGADMSTARASERNGLPVLTADVPPAGMRAMAGRVGEAMAIGNEGCGTVVAAGASAEAQALLGKTVAVLGGEMYAEYRCLPVQMTMALPDGTDPKDGASCFVNPLTSLAFTETMRMEGHSAIVHTAAASNLGQMLVKICAKDGIPLVNIVRSDAQVALLKGIGAQHVVNSSADDFMDRLIDAIAETGATIGFDATGGGKLAGQILTAMEAAAVRRMTTYSRYGSDTFKQVYIYGALDLSPTTFSARSFGLTWALGGFLLTPFMAKAGMEVVGRMRQRVVDELTTTFKSHYSHEISLTEALDVETAQAYNAKRTGEKYLIRPHG; encoded by the coding sequence ATGACCGACCTGCCCCAAACCAACCTCACCATGCTGACGCTCGTGAAGCCCGAAGGGCAGCTGGAAGTGTCGCTCGAGCGACGGCCGATGCCCGAACCCAAGCCGCACGAAGTGGTGGTGAAGCTGCTCGCCGCGCCGATCAACCCGTCGGACCTGGGCCTGCTGTTCGGCGGCGCCGACATGAGCACCGCGCGCGCTTCGGAGCGCAATGGGCTGCCCGTGCTGACCGCCGATGTCCCGCCCGCCGGGATGCGTGCGATGGCGGGGCGCGTGGGCGAGGCGATGGCGATCGGCAACGAAGGTTGCGGCACCGTCGTCGCGGCGGGCGCGTCGGCAGAGGCGCAGGCGCTGCTTGGCAAGACCGTCGCGGTGCTGGGCGGCGAGATGTATGCCGAATATCGCTGCCTTCCCGTACAGATGACGATGGCGCTGCCCGACGGCACGGACCCGAAGGACGGCGCCTCCTGCTTCGTCAATCCGCTCACCAGTCTGGCCTTTACCGAAACGATGCGGATGGAGGGGCACAGCGCGATCGTCCACACCGCCGCGGCGTCGAACCTGGGTCAGATGCTCGTCAAGATTTGCGCAAAGGACGGCATCCCGCTGGTCAATATCGTGCGCAGCGACGCGCAGGTCGCGCTGCTGAAAGGCATCGGCGCGCAACATGTCGTCAACAGCAGCGCCGACGATTTCATGGACCGGCTGATCGACGCGATCGCCGAAACGGGGGCGACGATCGGGTTCGACGCGACGGGCGGCGGCAAGCTGGCGGGGCAGATTTTGACCGCGATGGAGGCGGCGGCGGTGCGGCGCATGACGACATACAGCCGTTATGGGTCCGACACGTTCAAGCAGGTCTATATCTATGGCGCGCTCGACCTGTCGCCGACAACCTTCTCGGCGCGCAGTTTCGGGCTGACGTGGGCGCTCGGCGGATTCCTGCTGACGCCGTTCATGGCAAAAGCGGGAATGGAGGTTGTCGGACGGATGCGCCAGCGCGTCGTCGACGAGCTGACGACGACCTTCAAGAGCCATTACAGCCACGAAATCTCGCTGACCGAGGCGCTCGATGTCGAAACCGCGCAGGCCTATAATGCCAAGCGGACGGGCGAGAAATATCTGATCCGGCCGCACGGATAA
- a CDS encoding PspC domain-containing protein produces the protein MKQGFRKNRRNGILFGVCAGMADHFGFDVLWTRVAFAALTLLGFGLPLLLYLTVAILAP, from the coding sequence ATGAAACAGGGTTTTCGCAAGAATCGCCGGAACGGCATCCTCTTCGGCGTCTGCGCCGGGATGGCGGACCACTTCGGCTTCGATGTCTTGTGGACGCGCGTCGCCTTTGCCGCCCTGACACTCCTGGGCTTCGGCCTGCCGCTGCTGCTGTACCTGACCGTCGCGATCCTCGCGCCATAG
- the recF gene encoding DNA replication/repair protein RecF (All proteins in this family for which functions are known are DNA-binding proteins that assist the filamentation of RecA onto DNA for the initiation of recombination or recombinational repair.): protein MTLARLSLTDFRNHAGAELAAGSGLVALHGDNGAGKTNILEAISLLAPGRGLRRAPLSDMVRDGAGGGFAIFAEVTAGDELPPVALGTGIEPAQPGRRIVRINGAPAAATALGEWLAILWLTPAMDRLFVETAGNRRRFLDRLVLALDPRHAQHGNRYEAALRARGKLLADLSVADAAWLASLEAQLAEHGAAMDTARLDTLAALSAELAGQPDAPFARPLLTLVDSEGKERAAPHSAEALRALFAARRRIDAAAGRATAGPHRDDLAAVHAVTGRAAARCSTGEQKAMLLSLVLAHGDCVARLRGQRPVLLLDEVAAHLDPLRRAALYERLAGQGGQAWLTGTEAALFDAMPGPVTRYRIAGGRIAAG, encoded by the coding sequence ATGACGCTTGCCCGCCTCTCGCTCACCGATTTTCGCAATCATGCCGGCGCCGAGCTGGCGGCGGGGTCGGGGCTGGTCGCGCTGCACGGCGACAATGGCGCGGGCAAGACGAACATATTGGAGGCGATCTCGCTGCTCGCGCCGGGACGGGGGCTGCGCCGCGCGCCGCTGTCCGACATGGTGCGTGACGGCGCGGGCGGCGGCTTTGCCATCTTTGCCGAGGTGACGGCGGGCGACGAGCTGCCGCCGGTGGCGCTGGGAACCGGGATCGAACCCGCGCAGCCCGGACGGCGCATCGTCCGCATCAATGGCGCGCCCGCCGCCGCGACGGCGCTGGGCGAATGGCTCGCGATATTGTGGCTGACCCCGGCGATGGACCGGCTGTTCGTCGAGACCGCGGGCAACCGTCGGCGTTTTCTCGACCGTCTCGTCCTCGCGCTCGACCCGCGCCACGCGCAGCACGGCAACCGCTATGAAGCGGCGCTGCGCGCGCGCGGCAAGCTGCTCGCCGATTTGTCCGTCGCCGATGCGGCGTGGCTCGCGAGCCTGGAAGCGCAGCTCGCCGAGCATGGCGCGGCGATGGACACGGCGCGGCTCGATACGCTCGCGGCGCTTTCGGCCGAGCTGGCGGGGCAGCCCGATGCGCCCTTTGCGCGGCCGCTGCTCACTCTCGTCGACAGCGAGGGCAAGGAACGCGCCGCCCCGCATAGCGCCGAGGCGCTGCGGGCGCTGTTCGCCGCGCGCCGCCGGATCGACGCCGCTGCGGGCCGCGCGACCGCGGGGCCGCACCGCGACGACCTGGCGGCGGTTCATGCCGTTACGGGCCGTGCCGCCGCACGTTGTTCGACGGGCGAGCAAAAGGCGATGCTGCTGTCGCTCGTCCTCGCGCATGGCGATTGCGTCGCAAGGCTTCGCGGACAGCGGCCGGTGCTGCTGCTCGATGAGGTGGCGGCGCATCTCGACCCGCTGCGCCGCGCGGCGCTTTATGAGCGGCTCGCGGGGCAGGGCGGGCAGGCGTGGCTGACCGGGACCGAAGCTGCGCTGTTCGACGCGATGCCGGGGCCGGTGACGCGCTATCGCATTGCGGGCGGGCGGATCGCCGCGGGTTAG
- a CDS encoding MipA/OmpV family protein — MTRKAPSLVLLAFVVVAYPAIAQTEGNSSEKRTRLILGPQLSPSSPGADKFSVGPYIDLSRARAGENFEFEAPDESFGSPLVHSGDFAFGPALGFIGKRKASDIGADLPSVGFSFEAGGFAQVNLTPALRLRVEARKAFSGHKGWVGEVSADYVARSGDDWLFSIGPRVTLGDAKYHRAYFGVTPDAAVTSGLPAFDPGGGIQSVGVTAGYLRQLSRRWGIGVYGRYDRLVGDAADSPVVRQLGSRSQPSVGIALSYTFGGKP; from the coding sequence ATGACACGCAAGGCTCCCTCTCTCGTTCTCCTCGCGTTTGTGGTGGTGGCGTACCCGGCGATTGCTCAAACTGAGGGCAACAGCAGCGAAAAACGCACGCGCCTGATCCTCGGGCCGCAGCTGTCACCGTCGTCGCCCGGCGCCGATAAATTCAGCGTCGGCCCCTATATCGACTTGTCGCGCGCACGCGCGGGTGAGAATTTTGAGTTCGAGGCCCCCGACGAAAGCTTCGGATCGCCGCTCGTCCATTCCGGCGATTTCGCCTTTGGCCCCGCGCTCGGTTTCATCGGCAAGCGCAAGGCGTCGGACATCGGCGCCGACCTCCCTAGCGTCGGTTTCTCGTTCGAGGCAGGCGGTTTTGCCCAAGTGAACCTGACCCCCGCGCTCCGCCTGCGCGTCGAGGCGCGCAAGGCCTTCTCGGGCCACAAGGGCTGGGTCGGCGAAGTCAGCGCCGACTATGTCGCGCGATCGGGCGACGACTGGCTGTTCTCGATCGGTCCGCGCGTAACGCTGGGCGATGCCAAATACCACCGCGCCTATTTCGGCGTGACCCCGGACGCGGCGGTAACGTCGGGCCTTCCCGCCTTCGATCCCGGCGGCGGCATCCAGTCGGTCGGCGTGACCGCGGGCTATCTACGCCAGCTCAGCCGCCGCTGGGGCATCGGCGTCTATGGCCGCTACGACCGGCTCGTCGGTGATGCGGCGGATTCGCCCGTCGTGCGCCAGCTCGGTTCGCGCAGTCAGCCGTCGGTGGGCATCGCGCTCAGCTACACCTTCGGCGGAAAACCCTAA
- the obgE gene encoding GTPase ObgE, with translation MHFLDQAKIFIKSGDGGPGAVSFRREKYVEYGGPDGGNGGKGGDIVFEAVAGLNTLIDFRYTQHFKAKRGTPGAGRDRTGAGGPDLVIQVPIGTQILADDEERSLLADLTKEGERVHFLRGGDGGRGNASYKTSTNRAPRQHGPGWPGEEMWVWLRLKLLADAGLVGLPNAGKSTFINAVTNAQAKVGAYAFTTLRPQLGVVSHKGHEFVIADIPGLIEGAAEGAGVGDRFLGHIERCRVLLHLVDANDTDVATSYRIVRDELEAYGADLIDKPVIVALNKIDTLDDELIAALSAELAEASGHPVMALSGASGAGIDAVLDKLLEAIGQPEPGPDADEDEKGGDWSPI, from the coding sequence ATGCATTTTCTCGATCAGGCCAAAATCTTCATCAAGTCGGGCGACGGCGGCCCCGGCGCCGTCAGTTTCCGGCGCGAAAAATATGTCGAATATGGCGGCCCCGACGGCGGCAACGGCGGCAAAGGCGGCGACATCGTGTTCGAAGCGGTCGCCGGGCTCAACACGCTCATCGACTTTCGTTATACACAGCATTTCAAGGCGAAGCGCGGCACACCCGGCGCGGGCCGCGACCGCACCGGCGCGGGCGGACCCGATCTTGTCATCCAAGTGCCGATCGGTACGCAGATCCTCGCCGACGATGAAGAGCGCAGCCTGCTCGCCGATCTCACCAAAGAGGGCGAGCGCGTCCATTTCCTGCGCGGCGGCGACGGCGGGCGCGGCAACGCCAGCTATAAAACCTCGACCAACCGCGCGCCGCGCCAGCACGGGCCGGGCTGGCCGGGCGAGGAAATGTGGGTGTGGCTGCGCCTCAAGCTGCTCGCCGACGCGGGCCTCGTCGGGCTGCCCAACGCCGGCAAATCGACCTTCATCAACGCCGTCACCAATGCGCAGGCCAAGGTCGGCGCCTATGCTTTCACCACGCTGCGCCCGCAGCTCGGCGTCGTCAGTCACAAGGGGCATGAATTCGTCATCGCCGACATTCCAGGGCTGATCGAGGGCGCGGCCGAAGGCGCCGGGGTCGGCGACCGTTTCCTCGGTCATATCGAACGCTGCCGCGTCCTGCTCCACCTCGTCGACGCCAACGACACCGACGTCGCGACGAGTTACCGCATCGTGCGCGACGAACTCGAAGCCTATGGCGCCGATCTGATCGACAAGCCGGTGATCGTCGCGCTGAACAAGATCGATACGCTCGACGACGAGCTGATCGCCGCGCTGTCGGCCGAACTCGCCGAAGCGAGCGGCCATCCCGTGATGGCGCTTTCGGGCGCGAGCGGCGCCGGGATCGACGCGGTACTCGACAAGCTGCTCGAAGCTATCGGCCAGCCCGAACCCGGGCCCGATGCCGATGAAGACGAAAAGGGCGGCGACTGGTCGCCGATCTGA